A genomic region of Conger conger chromosome 6, fConCon1.1, whole genome shotgun sequence contains the following coding sequences:
- the LOC133130687 gene encoding SLAM family member 9-like isoform X2, which produces MKITLCVFLSITGSVYGQVKLHERVGRSVEFPTEVKNSGNMMYLSKVIAHVISGARRPLSNEYDSRLQWDNRTGLFSLSGLKMEDKGEYKVVRNDGTPVEVKYQLKVYVPVSKPHISVISNKYRCKLKCTVERGTDVNLTLYREGEEEPYSSSDPLDAPYLKLPVPVEGGTYTCEANNSVSTERSAPLTVGDHCTDGAAGSWQTEGCRVWSLALGLVVMLNSLLV; this is translated from the exons ggaGTGTCTATGGCCAGGTTAAACTGCATGAACGTGTGGGACGGAGCGTGGAGTTCCCAACCGAAGTGAAGAACAGCGGGAATATGATGTACCTCAGTAAGGTAATTGCACACGTGATCAGCGGTGCAAGAAGGCCACTCTCTAACGAGTACGATAGCAGACTGCAGTGGGACAACCGCACTGGATTATTCTCCCTCTCCGGGCTcaagatggaggacaaaggagAGTATAAAGTTGTGAGAAACGATGGGACTCCTGTAGAGGTGAAATACCAGCTGAAGGTGTATG TCCCTGTGTCAAAACCCCACATCAGTGTCATTAGTAATAAATATCGCTGCAAATTAAAGTgcactgtggagagagggacagacgtGAACCTGACCTTgtatagagagggagaggaggagccatACAGCAGCTCTGATCCTCTCGATGCTCCGTATCTGAAACTACCTGTACCTGTGGAGGGTGGCACCTACACCTGTGAGGCAAATAACTCTGTCAGTACTGAGAGATCAGCCCCACTGACTGTGGGAGACCACTGCACAG ATGGAGCTGCAGGCAGCTGGCAGACGGAGGGCTGTAGAGTGTGGAGCCTGGCTCTTGGGCTTGTTGTGATGCTGAACAGCCTTCTGGTCTAA
- the LOC133130687 gene encoding SLAM family member 9-like isoform X1 — protein MKITLCVFLSITAGSVYGQVKLHERVGRSVEFPTEVKNSGNMMYLSKVIAHVISGARRPLSNEYDSRLQWDNRTGLFSLSGLKMEDKGEYKVVRNDGTPVEVKYQLKVYVPVSKPHISVISNKYRCKLKCTVERGTDVNLTLYREGEEEPYSSSDPLDAPYLKLPVPVEGGTYTCEANNSVSTERSAPLTVGDHCTDGAAGSWQTEGCRVWSLALGLVVMLNSLLV, from the exons cagggaGTGTCTATGGCCAGGTTAAACTGCATGAACGTGTGGGACGGAGCGTGGAGTTCCCAACCGAAGTGAAGAACAGCGGGAATATGATGTACCTCAGTAAGGTAATTGCACACGTGATCAGCGGTGCAAGAAGGCCACTCTCTAACGAGTACGATAGCAGACTGCAGTGGGACAACCGCACTGGATTATTCTCCCTCTCCGGGCTcaagatggaggacaaaggagAGTATAAAGTTGTGAGAAACGATGGGACTCCTGTAGAGGTGAAATACCAGCTGAAGGTGTATG TCCCTGTGTCAAAACCCCACATCAGTGTCATTAGTAATAAATATCGCTGCAAATTAAAGTgcactgtggagagagggacagacgtGAACCTGACCTTgtatagagagggagaggaggagccatACAGCAGCTCTGATCCTCTCGATGCTCCGTATCTGAAACTACCTGTACCTGTGGAGGGTGGCACCTACACCTGTGAGGCAAATAACTCTGTCAGTACTGAGAGATCAGCCCCACTGACTGTGGGAGACCACTGCACAG ATGGAGCTGCAGGCAGCTGGCAGACGGAGGGCTGTAGAGTGTGGAGCCTGGCTCTTGGGCTTGTTGTGATGCTGAACAGCCTTCTGGTCTAA